A genomic window from Klebsiella quasipneumoniae subsp. quasipneumoniae includes:
- a CDS encoding GNAT family N-acetyltransferase produces MARSSIIADPLKLRIRPGEPAVFPALRQLFLRARSVSWTWLPSTTWRLEDFDAATADEQLWVAEYDGLPVGFAAVWTADNFLHHLFVDPDWQGKHIGSALLAQVERTFTASGTLKCLMENKNALRFYQRHGWTIEAQGASPEGGYWLMRSPRP; encoded by the coding sequence ATGGCGAGATCTTCTATCATCGCTGATCCGCTCAAACTCCGCATCCGCCCCGGCGAACCAGCGGTCTTTCCGGCGCTGCGCCAGCTCTTTCTGCGGGCGCGCAGTGTGTCGTGGACCTGGCTTCCCTCCACGACATGGCGGCTGGAAGATTTCGATGCCGCCACCGCGGATGAACAGCTATGGGTCGCGGAATACGACGGCCTGCCGGTGGGCTTTGCCGCCGTATGGACCGCCGATAACTTTCTTCACCATCTGTTCGTCGACCCGGACTGGCAGGGCAAACATATCGGCAGCGCGCTGCTGGCGCAGGTCGAACGGACCTTTACCGCCAGCGGGACGCTGAAGTGCCTGATGGAAAATAAAAACGCCCTGCGCTTCTACCAGCGTCACGGCTGGACCATCGAAGCACAGGGCGCCTCGCCCGAGGGCGGATACTGGCTGATGCGCTCGCCGCGGCCTTAA
- a CDS encoding RcnB family protein, producing MRKTKMMLLGVLLATAGASWTASAAGIDQYALKEFTADFTQFHIGDTVPAMYLTPEYNIKGWQQRNLPAPDAGSHWTYMGGNYVLITDTEGKILKVYDGEIFYHR from the coding sequence ATGCGTAAAACAAAAATGATGCTTCTGGGCGTACTCCTTGCCACCGCCGGCGCCAGCTGGACGGCTTCTGCCGCGGGGATCGATCAGTATGCGCTGAAAGAGTTCACCGCCGACTTCACCCAGTTTCACATTGGCGACACCGTTCCGGCGATGTACCTCACCCCCGAATACAACATCAAAGGGTGGCAGCAGCGTAATCTGCCCGCGCCGGACGCCGGCAGCCACTGGACCTATATGGGCGGTAACTACGTGCTGATCACCGACACCGAAGGCAAAATCCTCAAGGTGTACGATGGCGAGATCTTCTATCATCGCTGA
- a CDS encoding LysR family transcriptional regulator has protein sequence MMNEPWQRLPALSLKQLQYFVTLAQLRHFTDTASRLAISQPALSSALRQIETVLGGKLVNRTASAVTLTELGAAILPHAQRILSVAQAAFFDMQQIVEAGGDGTVRIGLVPSVSSLLFPLLPQTLAQAFPRLRIEFHDQTNDALIQALLRGEIDFGIGAIDSSLPAELLVYPLRDDPFVAVLHRDDPLAAQAHLPWKQLVGRDIAVFSKGNIQRLVAALVESHRLTLTTRYQVDYIETLYGLVRSRLAVAILPELYTTHLQDPALKVAQLQQPALTRTVALMRGPQALPPLIEDCFSLLQAALR, from the coding sequence ATGATGAACGAACCCTGGCAGCGGCTGCCCGCGCTCTCTCTTAAACAGCTTCAGTATTTCGTCACCCTGGCCCAGCTGCGCCATTTTACCGATACCGCCAGTCGGCTGGCGATTAGCCAGCCGGCGCTGAGCAGCGCTCTGCGGCAGATTGAAACGGTGCTCGGCGGCAAGCTGGTCAACCGCACCGCTTCGGCGGTCACCCTGACTGAACTGGGGGCGGCGATTTTACCCCACGCCCAGCGGATCCTCAGCGTGGCGCAGGCGGCCTTTTTCGATATGCAGCAGATCGTCGAGGCGGGCGGCGACGGGACGGTGCGCATCGGCCTGGTGCCGTCGGTCAGTTCGCTGCTGTTTCCGCTGCTGCCGCAGACCCTGGCCCAGGCCTTTCCCCGCCTGCGTATTGAATTTCACGATCAGACCAACGATGCGCTCATCCAGGCGCTGTTGCGCGGCGAGATTGATTTCGGCATCGGGGCGATCGACAGCTCACTGCCCGCAGAACTGCTGGTCTATCCGCTGCGCGACGATCCCTTCGTGGCGGTGCTGCACCGCGACGATCCGCTGGCCGCGCAAGCGCATCTGCCGTGGAAACAGCTGGTGGGGCGGGACATTGCCGTCTTCTCGAAGGGCAATATTCAGCGGCTGGTGGCGGCATTAGTGGAGAGCCATCGCCTGACGCTGACCACCCGCTACCAGGTGGACTATATCGAAACCCTGTATGGCCTGGTGCGCTCGCGCTTAGCGGTGGCGATACTGCCGGAGCTGTACACCACCCATCTGCAGGACCCGGCGCTCAAGGTCGCCCAGCTGCAGCAGCCGGCGTTGACCCGCACGGTGGCCCTGATGCGCGGGCCGCAGGCGCTGCCGCCGCTTATCGAAGACTGTTTTTCCCTGCTGCAGGCTGCCTTGCGCTAG
- a CDS encoding LysR family transcriptional regulator, whose amino-acid sequence MFRLEDLTLFVRAAALGSFSDAAREAGQQPAQVSAAIKRLETILNIRLFARSTRSLRLTPEGETWLPYATQMLDTLEAGLQKIQTPDDEIRGMLQIAVPSDLGRNLLLTLFRDFRQRHPALRLRLLFSDQLTDVFKDPVDVAFRYGNNDDASFISLPVAPENRRVLVASPEWIARHGEPQTLEELGQHNALIYILRGRPFDRWSLSLDGEVLQQKVSGTVMSDDAEVIRRLAVAGEGIAYKSMLDVSDDLRAGRLRRLLPRYQGDVVPLNLICPHRKQLSAAVRLLYEEVKSHCEGLNV is encoded by the coding sequence ATGTTCAGGCTGGAAGATCTGACCTTATTTGTCCGCGCCGCGGCACTGGGCAGTTTTAGCGACGCCGCGCGCGAGGCGGGGCAGCAACCGGCGCAGGTGAGCGCGGCGATTAAGCGTCTGGAGACAATCCTCAATATTCGCCTGTTCGCCCGCTCGACCCGCAGCCTGCGCCTGACGCCGGAGGGGGAGACCTGGCTGCCGTATGCCACCCAGATGCTCGATACCCTCGAGGCCGGCCTGCAGAAGATCCAGACCCCGGACGATGAAATTCGCGGCATGCTGCAGATCGCCGTGCCGTCGGATCTCGGGCGTAACCTGCTCCTGACCCTGTTCCGCGACTTTCGGCAACGCCACCCGGCGCTGCGCCTGCGGCTGCTCTTTTCCGACCAGCTGACCGACGTGTTTAAAGATCCGGTGGACGTCGCGTTTCGCTATGGCAATAACGATGACGCCTCGTTTATTTCGCTGCCGGTGGCGCCGGAAAATCGTCGGGTGCTGGTGGCCTCTCCTGAGTGGATCGCCCGCCACGGCGAGCCGCAGACCCTTGAGGAGCTCGGCCAGCACAATGCGTTGATCTATATATTGCGCGGCCGCCCGTTCGACCGCTGGTCGCTGAGCCTCGACGGCGAAGTCCTGCAGCAGAAGGTCTCCGGCACGGTGATGAGCGACGACGCGGAGGTGATCCGCCGGCTGGCGGTGGCCGGGGAGGGCATTGCCTATAAATCGATGCTCGACGTCAGCGACGATCTGCGGGCGGGTCGCCTGCGGCGCCTGCTGCCGCGTTACCAGGGGGATGTGGTGCCGTTGAACCTGATTTGTCCGCACCGCAAACAGCTCTCTGCCGCGGTGCGTTTGTTATATGAAGAGGTGAAATCACATTGTGAAGGGCTTAATGTCTAA
- a CDS encoding universal stress protein yields the protein MALYHHALVLINSSQDGVPLLEHAARMAEENGMRITIAHISTDYRALNYVSDSLRDDQVSQEVIQAKALLNELACTVSLPVDTLSLVTTRRFEDVETCVRQRQIDLIIAGHHNRLLGVLSSHSLEYINHLTIDVLIKHLP from the coding sequence ATGGCGCTTTATCACCATGCGCTGGTACTGATTAACAGCAGTCAGGACGGCGTCCCGCTGCTCGAGCATGCCGCCAGAATGGCGGAAGAGAACGGCATGCGCATCACTATCGCCCACATCAGCACCGACTACCGGGCGCTGAACTATGTTTCCGACAGCCTGCGCGACGATCAGGTCTCGCAGGAGGTGATCCAGGCCAAAGCCCTGCTCAACGAGCTGGCCTGCACCGTCTCCCTGCCGGTGGATACCCTCTCGCTGGTGACCACCCGCCGCTTTGAAGATGTCGAAACCTGCGTTCGACAGCGGCAGATCGATTTAATTATTGCCGGGCACCATAACCGGCTGCTGGGCGTCCTCTCCTCACACTCGCTGGAGTACATCAACCACTTGACCATAGACGTGCTGATCAAGCACCTGCCCTAG
- a CDS encoding NCS2 family permease, whose translation MADNTLHSSARDNWLERRFALRSRGGTLRSECLAGITGFLAAAYLLVVIPGLLAIGGMDKGAATTGTILVFVVGSLLMAFYANLPFIVGPGIGGSVLVGVTLAGSEGIGWQTGLGIACWSGVLFFLLTRFGLREVVTRSVPQSIKLGLTASIGLFVAVLGFRNAGLVLANAKTNALMLGDFLAPGALVALCGLFLAIALQARKVPGAILWAILCATLVGIPFGVTKLPTHFIDVPHSLAPVLGEVDLLGALNIAFLPFLFVFFASEFFSTMGTTLAVGGEAGLLDEEGNMPQINRPFMVDSIAAALGPWVGIPAATALIESSAAAEAGGKTGLTALSAAVMFLLMLLFTPVALMIPKEATAPALILIGLNMFSGLRKVDLGNFTDGLPVLMMVMITLIANSFGTGIAGGLLFYIVIKAIAGKWREIPIGLWVLAVPLVYYFATLVRH comes from the coding sequence ATGGCCGATAACACACTTCACTCTTCCGCCCGCGATAACTGGCTGGAGCGCCGCTTTGCGCTGCGCTCGCGCGGCGGCACGCTGCGCAGCGAATGCCTGGCCGGGATCACCGGTTTTCTCGCCGCCGCCTATTTACTGGTGGTCATCCCGGGACTGCTGGCGATCGGCGGAATGGACAAAGGCGCCGCCACCACCGGCACCATTCTGGTCTTCGTCGTCGGCTCGCTGCTGATGGCGTTTTACGCCAACCTGCCGTTTATCGTCGGCCCGGGCATTGGCGGCTCGGTGCTGGTGGGGGTCACGCTGGCCGGTAGCGAGGGGATTGGCTGGCAGACAGGCCTCGGGATCGCCTGCTGGTCGGGGGTTCTCTTCTTCCTGCTGACCCGCTTTGGCCTGCGCGAAGTGGTCACCCGCTCGGTGCCGCAGTCGATCAAGCTGGGGCTGACGGCCTCCATCGGCCTGTTCGTCGCCGTCCTCGGCTTTCGCAACGCCGGGCTGGTGCTCGCCAATGCCAAAACCAACGCCCTGATGCTCGGCGACTTCCTCGCCCCCGGCGCGCTGGTGGCGCTGTGCGGCCTGTTCCTGGCGATAGCCCTGCAGGCGCGTAAGGTGCCGGGCGCCATTTTGTGGGCCATTCTGTGCGCTACCCTGGTGGGGATCCCGTTCGGCGTCACGAAACTGCCGACGCATTTTATCGATGTCCCCCACTCGCTGGCCCCGGTGCTGGGAGAGGTTGACCTGCTGGGGGCGTTAAACATCGCCTTCCTGCCGTTCCTGTTCGTCTTTTTCGCTTCTGAGTTTTTCTCCACCATGGGGACGACGCTGGCGGTGGGCGGCGAGGCGGGTCTGCTGGATGAAGAAGGCAACATGCCGCAGATTAATCGCCCGTTTATGGTCGATTCGATTGCCGCGGCGCTCGGCCCGTGGGTAGGTATTCCGGCGGCAACGGCGCTGATTGAGTCCTCGGCGGCGGCGGAAGCCGGCGGCAAAACCGGCCTCACCGCGCTGTCAGCGGCGGTGATGTTCCTGCTGATGCTGCTGTTCACGCCGGTGGCGCTGATGATCCCGAAGGAGGCCACCGCCCCGGCGCTGATCCTGATCGGCCTGAACATGTTCAGCGGCCTGCGCAAAGTGGATCTTGGCAACTTCACCGACGGCCTGCCGGTGCTGATGATGGTGATGATCACCCTCATCGCCAACAGCTTCGGCACCGGCATCGCCGGCGGGCTGCTGTTTTACATTGTGATCAAGGCCATCGCCGGTAAGTGGCGGGAAATCCCGATTGGCCTGTGGGTGCTGGCCGTCCCGCTGGTCTACTACTTCGCGACCTTAGTTAGACATTAA
- a CDS encoding adenine deaminase encodes MSSNAQVRRRAVQAARGESPFDLLLVDAQIVDMATGEIRPADVGIVGEMIASVHPRGSRVDAHEVRSLSGGYLSPGLMDTHVHLESSHLPPERYAEIVLTQGTTAVFWDPHELANVLGVEGVRYAVDASRHLPLQVMVAAPSSVPSTPGLEMSGADFAGAEMETMLGWPEVRGVAEVMDMHGVLHGSERMQEIVQAGLNSGKLIEGHARGLSGADLQAYLAAGVTSDHELTSADDALEKLRAGLTIEIRGSHPYLLPEIVAALKTLPHLSSQITVCTDDVPPDMLLEKGGIIALLNLLIEHGLPAVDALRFATLNAAIRLQRHDLGLIAAGRRADLVVFDSLEKLAAREVYVGGERLAHAGRLLKPIAPAPGVTPPRDTLQIAPLAADDFILRIKGIRHGVARLRHIRGARFTQWGEVEVQIRDGQVQLPAGFSLIWVKHRHGRHQATPQIALLEGWGELRGAIATSYSHDSHNLVVLGRNAEDMAQAANQLIASGGGMTLAQRGEILAHVAMPIAGMLSDLPAAELARQFRELRDLSSKVADWEPPYRVFKAIEGTCLACNAGPHLTDLGLTDGGSRQIVDPLIACRETPAPTPHNNNPQGA; translated from the coding sequence ATGTCCAGCAATGCTCAAGTCCGCCGTCGCGCCGTGCAGGCCGCGCGCGGCGAATCCCCGTTTGATCTGCTGCTGGTCGATGCGCAGATCGTCGATATGGCCACGGGCGAAATCCGCCCGGCTGACGTCGGTATCGTCGGCGAGATGATCGCCAGCGTCCACCCGCGCGGCAGCCGCGTCGACGCCCATGAAGTGCGTTCCCTGTCCGGCGGCTACCTGTCGCCCGGCCTGATGGACACCCACGTGCACCTCGAAAGCTCCCACCTGCCGCCCGAGCGCTACGCCGAAATCGTCCTCACCCAGGGCACCACCGCGGTGTTCTGGGATCCGCATGAGCTGGCCAATGTGCTCGGCGTCGAGGGCGTGCGTTACGCGGTAGACGCCAGCCGCCACCTGCCGCTGCAGGTGATGGTCGCCGCGCCGTCGAGCGTGCCCTCCACCCCCGGCCTCGAAATGTCCGGCGCCGATTTCGCCGGCGCGGAAATGGAGACCATGCTCGGCTGGCCGGAAGTGCGCGGCGTGGCGGAAGTGATGGATATGCATGGCGTGCTGCACGGCAGCGAGCGGATGCAGGAGATTGTCCAGGCCGGTCTCAACAGCGGAAAACTGATTGAAGGCCACGCCCGCGGGCTGAGCGGCGCCGACCTGCAGGCCTACCTCGCCGCCGGCGTCACCTCCGATCATGAACTGACCTCGGCGGACGACGCGCTGGAAAAACTGCGCGCCGGGCTGACGATCGAGATCCGCGGCTCGCACCCCTACCTGCTGCCGGAGATCGTGGCGGCGTTGAAAACGCTGCCGCACCTCTCCTCGCAGATCACCGTCTGCACCGATGACGTGCCGCCGGATATGCTGCTGGAGAAAGGCGGGATCATCGCCCTGCTCAACCTGCTGATCGAGCATGGATTACCGGCGGTCGATGCGCTGCGTTTCGCCACCCTCAACGCCGCTATTCGCCTGCAGCGCCACGATCTCGGGCTGATTGCCGCCGGGCGTCGCGCCGACCTGGTGGTGTTTGATTCCCTGGAGAAACTGGCGGCCCGCGAAGTCTACGTTGGCGGGGAACGGCTGGCCCATGCCGGCCGCCTGCTGAAGCCGATCGCCCCGGCGCCGGGCGTGACGCCGCCGCGCGATACCTTGCAGATAGCCCCCCTCGCCGCCGATGACTTTATCCTGCGCATCAAGGGCATTCGCCACGGCGTCGCCCGCCTGCGCCATATCCGCGGCGCGCGCTTCACCCAGTGGGGCGAGGTCGAAGTGCAGATCCGAGACGGCCAGGTCCAGCTGCCCGCCGGCTTCAGCCTGATCTGGGTCAAGCACCGCCACGGCCGCCATCAGGCGACGCCGCAAATCGCCCTGCTTGAAGGCTGGGGCGAGCTGCGCGGCGCCATCGCCACCAGCTATTCCCACGATTCACACAATCTGGTGGTGCTCGGGCGCAATGCTGAGGATATGGCGCAGGCGGCCAACCAGCTTATCGCCTCCGGCGGCGGGATGACGCTGGCGCAACGGGGCGAGATCCTCGCCCATGTGGCGATGCCGATTGCCGGCATGCTGTCGGATCTCCCGGCCGCCGAGCTGGCGCGTCAGTTCCGCGAGCTGCGCGATCTGAGCAGCAAAGTCGCCGACTGGGAGCCGCCGTACCGGGTCTTTAAGGCCATTGAAGGCACCTGTCTTGCCTGTAACGCCGGGCCGCATTTAACCGATTTGGGTCTGACCGACGGCGGCAGCCGCCAGATAGTCGACCCGTTGATAGCCTGCCGGGAAACCCCGGCGCCAACGCCTCACAACAATAATCCTCAGGGAGCCTGA
- the metG gene encoding methionine--tRNA ligase — translation MTQVAKKILVTCALPYANGSIHLGHMLEHIQADVWVRYQRMRGHEVNFICADDAHGTPIMLKAQQLGITPEQMIGEMSQEHQTDFAGFDISYDNYHSTHSDENRELSELIYTRLKENGFIKNRTISQLYDPEKGMFLPDRFVKGTCPKCKSPDQYGDNCEVCGATYSPTELIDPKSVVSGATPVMRDSEHFFFDLPSFSEMLQAWTRSGALQEQVANKMQEWFESGLQQWDISRDAPYFGFEIPNAPGKYFYVWLDAPIGYMGSFKNLCDKRGDTTSFDEYWKKDSTAELYHFIGKDIVYFHSLFWPAMLEGSQFRKPTNLFVHGYVTVNGAKMSKSRGTFIKASTWLKHFDADSLRYYYTAKLSSRIDDIDLNLEDFIQRVNADIVNKVVNLASRNAGFISKRFDGVLAAELADPALYKTFTDAAESIGEAWDSREFGKAIREIMALADVANRYVDEQAPWVVAKQEGRDADLQAICTMGLNMFRVLMTWLKPVLPQLAARAEAFLNSELSWDAIQQPLLAHKVNPFKALYNRIEMKQVEALVEASKEEVKATAAPVSGPLADDPIQETITFDDFAKVDLRVALIENAEFVEGSDKLLRLTLDLGGEKRNVFSGIRSAYPDPQPLIGRLTVMVANLAPRKMRFGISEGMVMAAGPGGKDIFLLSPDDGAKPGQQVK, via the coding sequence ATGACTCAAGTCGCGAAGAAAATTCTGGTAACGTGCGCCCTGCCGTACGCCAACGGCTCCATCCACCTCGGCCACATGCTGGAGCACATCCAGGCTGATGTCTGGGTCCGTTACCAGCGAATGCGCGGCCACGAGGTCAACTTCATCTGCGCCGACGACGCCCACGGCACGCCGATCATGCTCAAGGCGCAACAGCTCGGTATCACTCCGGAGCAGATGATTGGCGAGATGAGTCAGGAGCATCAGACCGATTTTGCCGGCTTCGACATCAGCTACGATAACTATCACTCGACGCACAGCGACGAGAACCGCGAGCTGTCGGAGCTTATCTACACCCGTCTGAAAGAGAACGGTTTTATCAAAAACCGCACCATCTCTCAGCTCTACGATCCGGAAAAAGGCATGTTCCTGCCGGACCGTTTTGTGAAAGGCACCTGTCCGAAGTGTAAATCTCCGGACCAGTACGGCGATAACTGCGAAGTGTGCGGCGCGACCTACAGCCCCACCGAACTGATCGACCCGAAATCGGTGGTCTCCGGCGCCACGCCGGTGATGCGTGACTCCGAACACTTCTTCTTCGACCTGCCGTCGTTCAGCGAAATGCTGCAGGCGTGGACCCGCAGCGGCGCGCTGCAGGAGCAGGTGGCGAACAAAATGCAGGAGTGGTTCGAATCCGGCCTGCAGCAGTGGGACATCTCCCGCGATGCGCCGTACTTCGGCTTCGAAATTCCGAACGCGCCGGGCAAATATTTCTACGTCTGGCTGGACGCGCCGATCGGCTACATGGGCTCTTTCAAGAACCTGTGCGACAAGCGCGGCGACACCACCAGCTTCGACGAATACTGGAAGAAAGACTCCACGGCCGAGCTGTATCACTTTATCGGCAAGGACATCGTCTACTTCCACAGCCTGTTCTGGCCGGCGATGCTGGAAGGCAGCCAGTTCCGTAAACCGACCAACCTGTTCGTGCATGGCTACGTGACGGTCAACGGCGCGAAGATGTCTAAGTCGCGCGGCACCTTCATTAAGGCCAGCACCTGGCTGAAGCACTTTGATGCCGACAGCCTGCGCTACTACTACACCGCCAAGCTCTCTTCGCGCATCGATGATATCGACCTCAACCTGGAAGACTTTATCCAGCGCGTTAACGCCGACATCGTCAACAAGGTGGTTAACCTTGCCTCGCGCAACGCCGGCTTTATCAGCAAGCGTTTTGACGGCGTGCTGGCCGCTGAGCTGGCCGACCCGGCGCTGTACAAAACCTTCACCGACGCGGCGGAAAGCATCGGCGAAGCGTGGGACAGCCGCGAGTTCGGTAAGGCCATCCGCGAAATCATGGCCCTCGCCGACGTGGCCAACCGCTATGTCGATGAGCAGGCGCCGTGGGTGGTGGCGAAACAGGAAGGCCGCGACGCCGACCTGCAGGCCATCTGCACCATGGGCCTGAATATGTTCCGCGTGCTGATGACCTGGCTGAAGCCGGTCCTGCCGCAGCTGGCCGCGCGCGCGGAAGCGTTCCTCAACAGCGAGCTGAGCTGGGACGCCATCCAGCAGCCGCTGCTGGCGCATAAGGTCAATCCGTTTAAGGCGCTGTACAACCGCATCGAGATGAAGCAGGTGGAAGCCCTGGTGGAAGCCTCTAAAGAAGAGGTGAAAGCCACCGCGGCGCCGGTCAGCGGCCCGCTGGCGGACGATCCGATTCAGGAAACCATCACCTTTGACGATTTCGCCAAAGTCGACCTGCGCGTGGCGCTGATTGAAAACGCGGAATTCGTCGAGGGCTCCGACAAGCTGCTGCGCCTGACGCTGGATCTTGGCGGCGAGAAGCGTAACGTCTTCTCCGGCATCCGCTCCGCTTATCCGGATCCGCAGCCGCTGATTGGCCGCCTGACGGTGATGGTCGCCAACCTGGCGCCGCGCAAAATGCGCTTCGGCATCTCGGAAGGGATGGTGATGGCCGCCGGCCCTGGCGGGAAGGATATCTTCCTGTTAAGCCCTGACGACGGCGCGAAGCCGGGTCAGCAGGTGAAATAA
- the apbC gene encoding iron-sulfur cluster carrier protein ApbC — translation MNSQSQAKSPERLRAMVAGTLANFQHPTLKHNLTTLKALHHVAWLDDTVHIELQMPFVWSSAFEALKEQCSAELLRITGAKAIDWKLTHSIATLKRVKNQPGINGVKNIIAISSGKGGVGKSSTAVNLALALAAEGAKVGILDADIYGPSIPTMLGAEDSRPTSPDGTHMAPIMKFGLATNSIGYLVTDDNAMVWRGPMASKALMQMLQETLWPDLDYLVLDMPPGTGDIQLTLAQNIPVTGAVVVTTPQDIALIDAKKGIVMFEKVEVPVLGIVENMSMHICSNCGHHEPIFGTGGAQKLAEKYHTQLLGQLPLHITLREDLDNGTPTVVARPESEFTDIYRQLAGRVAAQMYWQGEVIPGEIAFRAV, via the coding sequence ATGAATTCGCAATCCCAGGCCAAATCCCCCGAGCGCCTCCGCGCGATGGTCGCCGGGACGCTGGCCAATTTCCAGCACCCAACCCTGAAGCATAATCTCACCACCCTCAAGGCGCTGCACCATGTCGCCTGGCTGGACGATACCGTTCATATCGAGCTACAAATGCCGTTCGTCTGGAGCAGCGCCTTCGAAGCGCTCAAAGAGCAGTGCAGCGCCGAGCTGTTGCGCATCACTGGCGCGAAGGCCATCGACTGGAAGCTGACCCACAGCATCGCGACCCTCAAGCGCGTGAAAAACCAGCCCGGCATCAACGGCGTGAAGAACATTATCGCCATCAGCTCCGGGAAAGGCGGCGTCGGTAAATCTTCTACTGCCGTAAACCTGGCGCTGGCGCTCGCCGCGGAAGGGGCGAAGGTGGGCATTCTGGATGCCGATATCTACGGCCCGTCGATTCCGACCATGCTTGGCGCGGAAGACAGCCGCCCGACCTCGCCGGACGGTACCCATATGGCGCCGATCATGAAGTTCGGTCTGGCCACCAACTCCATCGGCTACCTGGTGACCGATGACAACGCCATGGTGTGGCGCGGGCCGATGGCCAGCAAGGCGCTGATGCAGATGCTGCAGGAGACCCTGTGGCCGGATCTCGACTACCTGGTGCTGGATATGCCGCCGGGCACTGGCGACATCCAGCTGACGCTGGCGCAGAACATTCCGGTCACCGGCGCGGTGGTAGTCACCACGCCGCAGGATATCGCGCTGATCGACGCCAAAAAAGGCATCGTGATGTTCGAAAAAGTGGAAGTGCCAGTGCTGGGGATCGTGGAAAACATGAGCATGCATATCTGCAGCAACTGCGGGCACCATGAGCCGATCTTCGGCACCGGCGGCGCGCAAAAACTGGCCGAGAAATACCACACCCAGCTGCTGGGCCAGCTGCCGCTACATATTACGCTGCGGGAAGATCTGGATAACGGCACGCCGACGGTGGTGGCGCGTCCGGAAAGCGAATTTACCGACATCTACCGCCAGCTGGCGGGTCGGGTGGCGGCCCAGATGTACTGGCAGGGAGAAGTGATCCCGGGCGAGATTGCCTTCCGCGCCGTTTAA